The Streptomyces sp. NBC_00659 genomic interval GCAATGCGGCCGGTGTCTTCGTCAACCTCCTCGACACCCTGCGCAAGCAGTACAAGCACTACGACGAGCAGTTGGCGCCCAACGGCTTCAGCGCCCAGAGCGCGAGCGTCGTGGACGGCTATGCGAGCAAGACCTTCCAGGGCAACGGTCTGATCGAGGCGGAGCACGCCCTGAGCGCGGCTGTCAAGACGCTCAGGGACGCCTGGACCAAGTGGCACGGAGACCAGAACGGCAACGTCACCGGAAAGGCGCCGGACGGCTCCGCCAACACCCCCGCGGGCCACTGGAACCCGGAGGACGTGATGCGTGACGTCCTCACCGAGATCAAGCAGTGGCTCGACGCCAACAACGCCGGCAGGGTGGTCACCCACTCCAACACCTACGGCACCTCCTACGGCGGCACCGAGTACTGGTACGACCTCATGGAGGGGTTCAAGGAGAACGTACCGGCGTACGGCAGCCTCACCGACCCCGCCAACTGGGCGAAGATCGGCCAGGAGGCGGTGGCCCGCTGGAACAACGGCGTCACCGCCCATCTGGACCCCGCGGCCGACACCGCGACGACGACCCTCAGCGGCGCCTGGTCGAAACTGATGAACACCGACTGGGACCCCGGCTACGGCTTCGAGGAGGCGCCCTCCGCCACCCTCACCACGACGGGCGGCAGCGGCAACGACGGCAGCGGCAACAGCGATTCGGACTTCGATGTCAGCGACATCGCGAACATGCTGAACAACCAGAACTCCTCCGTCAGCAACGCCCTCAACGACATCGCCTCGTCCACGAACGACGCGCTGAACGGCGTGGGCTCGTCCACGAACGACGCGCTCAACGACATTCTGTCCGGAGGGAGTTCGGGCAGCACCGGTGGCGGCGGCATCGGCACCGACCTCAACAGCGATCTCAACGACATCCTCGGCACCGACGGCCTGTCGGGCGACGGGACGGGAACCGGCAGCGACCTGGGCACCTCGCCCACCTACACCTCGCTGCTCAACAACGCGCTCAACGGCATCGGTTCGTCCGGCTCCGGCACCACGAAGATCAACTCGGACGGCAGCATCACCGTCACCAACCCCGACGGCAGTACGACGACCACCAGACCGGACGGCACCGAGGTCACCGAGTACCCGGACGGCAGCACCCTCACCACCGACCCGGACGGCCGGACCACCCTGGCCAACGCCGACGGCAGCACCTCCGTGCAGAACGCCGACGGCTCCGTGACCACCACCTATCCGGACGGCAGCGAGGTCACCCTCGACCCCGACGGCTCCTACACCGTCCAGGGCGCCGACGGCGCGGTCAGCGACCTCGACCTGAAGCCGGGCCAGACCGTCACCAACCCCGACGGCAGCACCACCACCCTCAACTCCGACGGCAGCATCACCACGAAATACCCCGACGGCCTGGTCAGCACCCTCGAACCGGACGGCACCTACACCGTCGACGCCCCCGGCACCGGCGGAGTCGACACCTCCTCACCGTCCCCGGACGGCTCGGGCACGTCGACGGGTTCCGGCACCGGCCTCAACAGTTCCGGCACCTCGACCGGCACCGGTCTGAACGGCGCGCTCGACGACCTCCTCAACGGCACCGCGTCCACCACCGACTCCCTCACCACCGCGACACAGGACGGCGACTTCCTCTACGACGACGTCCCCTACACCTCGTCGCTCTCCGGCGCGCTCGGCGGCCAGGTCCCGTCCGGCGACGGCCTCACCGGGTCGTCCGGTCTGAACCCCGGAGCGCTCGCCGCCTCCCGCATGGGCGGCCTGGGCGGCGAGATGACCGCGGCCGAACGCGTCCGGTCCGGCTACGCCGACACCGACGCGGCCGGCGGCACCACCCGCACCACCGCCGCCCGGTCGGCCACGACCACCGAACAGGCCGCGTCCCGGGCCACCACCAGCTCGGGGATGCCGTTCATGCCACCCGGCGCCGGACAGGGCAGCCAGGCCACACAGAGCGAGGGACGCACCCGCACCACCTGGCTGTCCGAGGACGAGGAGGTCTGGGGCACCGACGAGGACGCCGCCCCCGCGGTCCTGGGCCGCGACCACTGAGCGCCACCCGAGCGCGGAACGCAAGGAGACAGACCATGGAATCCGTCGAGGAACGCCTCGCCGAGGCCATACAGGCCCTGGAGTCCACCAGGGCGGCGGTCGCCGACGCCGAGCGGAGACTGCGCGAGGCGTCCGTCACCGTGATGTCCAAGGACCGCTCGGTGGAGGTCACCGTGGGCGCCCAGGGAGACCTGCGGGCCCTGCGGTTCCACGACGGCAAGTACCGGTCGATGGCCCCGGCCCAGCTCTCCGCCGTACTGCTGGAGACGATCGGCCAGGCCCGCGCCCGGATGTCCCGCCAGGTGGTCGACACCTACCGGCCGATCTCCGAGAGCGTCCCCCGGATCCCGGGGATGCCGGGCGCGGAGATCGACTGGGAGCGGCTGTCCGGTTCCGCCGACGAGGACGGCGCGGCTGCCAGACGCAAGCAGGCAGGCAGGTTGCGCGACGAGATCGTGGAGGACCCGGCCCAGCCGTGAGTCGGACCGGGAAGCCCCGGCAGACCGTGAAGCCCCGAGGAACGAAGGAGAACCACCGTGGCGAGTTCGTTCGAAGCCAACCCCTATCTGACCCGCAGGGGCGCCCAGGTACTGGCGGACATCGCCGACCACGCCCATGCCCTGGTCAACGACCTTGAGCACTACCGGAACACGCTCACCGGCTGGGCGGGCGTCGACGACGACTACGCCGGGCAGGTCGGCCCGCAGATCAAGCGCAACTACCGGCAGACCCTCGGCTCAGGTCAGCAGGTCACCGAGGCCATCGTCTCCGTCGTCGGCAACACCGCAGGCACCGCGAAGCACGTCGAGCGCGCACAGAACGAGGCGTACGACGGCATCGCGGCCGAAGAGGCCCAGTACGGCAGGCACTGAGAGCGGGAAGTGAACCATGGGTGATCTGAGGGTTTCGGAGGCGGTGAACGGTGTTCTGATCGCGTTGATCGGTACGGGACTGCCGCAGGCGAGTGAGACGGGGGCGCGGGTCTCCAGCCAGAAGCTGGCCGAGTTCGGGCGTCGGATGCGGGAGCTGGAGCAGGACATCGACTACTCGGTGGCGCACATCGGCGACTCGTTGCCGGGCGACGCGGGCCGTGAGTACGTGCGGGCGATGTCGGTGCTGACGGGCGCGGACGGCGGGACGAACTATCTGCGGGAGTACGAGCGGAGCCTGCGCAGTGTGGCGGCGGGTCATCGTGACCAGTCGATGAACATCCAGGAGAGCAAGTGGCAGATCATCGCGGAGCTGATCCGTCTGGTGATCGAGCTGACGATCCTGGCGGCGACGGCGTGGATCAACCCGGCGGCGGCGGGTCAGGCCGCGGTGGCGAAGGCGCGGAGTACGACGGTTTTCCTGACGGTGCTGGATCTGTTCCTGCGGCGTACGCATCTGATGCCGAGCCTGAGCGAGGCGTTGGAGGAGGCCTTCCAGACGCTGGTGGTGCGGCTGGGGCTGATGGCGTTCAACGATCCGGACATGCGGCCGTCGGGGGTGGACTGGCGGGCGGTGTGGCAGAGCGCCGCCTTCGGCGGTGCGGCGGGCTGGCTGTCGGGCCCCCTGCGCAACTTCGCGGACCGTTTCAACGGGCTGTTCGCGAAGAGCGGGAGCCGGGGGCTGTTCAAGGACCTGTCGGGGGACGTGACGTCGAAGTCGGGGCGGGATCTTCCCGGTGGCGGGGGTACTTCGGGCAATTCGCCGCAGTCGTTCGGAGCACGGCTGGCGTCGTCACCGCGGCGGGTGTCGGAGTTCGTGGCGGACGGTCTGACGGAGGCGTTGCCTGAGACGCTGCTGGCGATGGCGTTCTTCGGGACGCCGTTCTCGTGGAGCGCGTTCGCGACGACGTTCTGGACATCGGCCGTCAGTGAGCAGACGTCGGATCTGCTCGGCGAGGGCGTGACGCATGGGGTGGGGAACGTCCGCGAGGCCTACGACGACTCGGCACTCCAGGCGAAGAACACGGCAGGCGTGACCGGCGCGGCGGTCCCCACCAGCTCACGTGGCACCTCCTCCACGACGGGCGGCACCACCGCCCCTACCGGGAGCGGCAGGACCCGCCCGGCCCTGGGCACCGACGTCAACGCCCTGGACGTGCTCGACCGGATCGGCGCACCCGGCGTGACCGCCCCCACCACCGAGACCGGCACCGGCCGCACCGGTGCGACGGACACCGAGTCGGTGCAGGCCCCCCGTACGACAGGAGGTTCGGGCACCCGGCCCGTCACGGAGCGCGCCGTGCCCGACGAGGTCCTGGGCACCGACCGCCCCGGCCTCGCTGCGGAGCCGCAGACCGAGGACGTCACGGCGCCCGGCACGACGGCGTCGCCCACGACCACGGCCTCTGCGGGCGTCTCGACCGGGTCCAACACCCCCTCCACGAAAGGCACTTCCGCCACGGCCGACACCAACCGGGCCATCAACACGCCGGCGTCCGAGGCGAACCGCGCCAACGCGGCCTCACTCGACGGCCGTACCGCGGCGGCCCCGGAAGCGGCCCGCACCACCGGCGCCCCGCCCGCCGAGGCGAACCGCCCGTCGACGACGTCCTCCCCGGGCGCCGACCCCCGTACCCCCGCCGCCGGGTCCGCGCGGACCGCGGAGACCTCCGCTCCCTCCGTTCCCTCCGCGATCTCGGAGAAGAGCCGCGCGGAGGACCGTTCCGTGCCGCCCGTGGCCGAGAAGGCACGGCCCACCACGACCACCGGATCATCCCCGTCGAGCCGGTCCACGACCACCGGGTCGCCCGCCGCCGACACCTTCGCGCAGCCGGAGCGGGACACCCTGCGTGAAGAACTTCCCGCAGCCTGGGCGGCGAGCGCGCCGACTCCGGACGACATCACCACGGCCCACAACATCGTCCGCACACACCAGAGGCTGACGGAGTTCGAACCCGCCGAGCGGCCCTCCTTCGCGGACCTGGACCCGGGCCATCTGGCCGTCTACGCGGTCGCTCTCGACCTGAGCGCGCACGACGACATCGATCGGTCCGAGGCGCTCTCCCGACGGCTCGCCCAGGGGCGGCCGAGGGCGGAGCGCGGCTATCTGCCCGGCGGCTCCGGACGGGGAGGGTCCGGACGGCCGGGCGAAGGCACGTCCGGCGGATCGAACCGCTCCGAGCGCGTGTTCGGGCCCCGGAGCCCCCGCTCGGCGTCGGGATCCAGCGGCACCGGGTCCGTCGAGCCCGCCCGGCGGACCGCGACGAGCACGACGACCGCGACGAACACAGCACCGGCGGCCGTCCCCACGGTCCCCACCGCGACCTCGTCGACCTCGTCGACCGTCACGACACCGGCCTCGACGGATGCGGCACAGCAGCGCTTCCGTCGTCTCCCCGTCCCACCCGGATCCACCGCGAACCAGCCGGGCGCCCGGGCGACCGATTCCGCGCAGCCGGACCGGTCCGCGGAGTCCTCGCGGACCAGTGCAGGACGGCGCCCTGCCGTCTCGACCGCCTCCTCCACGCCTGCCGACGGCACCGGCACATCGACCGACGCGGCGTCCGGCGGACGGACCCGGCCGAGGCGTCAGCCCATGGGGTCCCGCGGCCCCGACGTGGCGCGTCGTGACCTGAGTGCGCCGACGAGGGCCACCGGGCGCGGGCCGGACACCTCGACTCCGGGCCACGCTCCCCGCGAGGTGTTCCGCACGGTCGACGTCGACGACCGCCCGTTCGAGGTGCTGCGGGTGGAACCGGACGGCGAGTGCTTCATGACCTCGACGCTCGCGGGCCTCTCCCGCCAGCTGCCCGGTTCGCCGACGGCCGGCCTGACGGTACGGCAGCTGCGCGACCACGTGGGCGACTGGCTCGCCGGGAACAGCGCGGTGGCGGTGGCGCGGCGCGCGGAACTCGACTCCGGCCCGTCTCCCGTCCGGGTGGTCGTCAACGACCTCGGGCTCCCGCAGTTGGAAGATCTCCTCGAGCGCAAGGCTCCCCGGCCCACCCCCGGACAACTGGCCGCGATCGACCGCGACCTGAGCCGACCGCAGTACGTGAGGGAGCTGCTGCGCAGGTTCCCCGACCCCGCCGACCGGTCGGTCATCGGTGACTTCACGGCGGGCATGGCCGCCGCCCTGCTGCCCGACTTCACGCCGGATCCCACGCAGATCCGTCCGGCGGACCGCCACAGGCTCGTCGCGGACCTGCGGCTGACGGCCCTGCGTGAGCAGGCGGCCCGCGAACTCGCCACGGTCACTCCGCGCAGCCAGGCCCTCTACACGTCCCTGATCAGCTCGTACCCGGGCCTCCAGCGCATGTTCCCCCGGCTCCGGGACCTGCAGGCGCTCACCCCGAGCGCCGTCGCCGAGAGCGCGGTGCGCAACGTCGACATGTGGACGACCCCGTTCTACGACCAGGTGCCGCAGCTCACCGCCCTGGCGCTGGATCTGAACATCACGCCGGTACAGCCGGTCGAGGGCATGGGCGACCTCGCCTTCGCCAACCCGCTGAACCCTTCCGCCGCACGCTCCCTGCACGTCTTCTACGAGGGAGGCGATCACTACTCGGCGATGAACCCGGTCGGCGGGGCGGTCCCGGTCCCGTCGCCCGTGATGATCACCGACAGCCTCCTGACCGGTGACAGCCCGGTGAACGGCCTGCCCCCCGCGGCGCCCTGGGCCCCGCCCGCGCGCCCCGAACCGGCCGCGCTCGTCGCCATGCTGCGCGACAAGGGTGCCAGCGACAACCTGCTCGCCCGTCTGAACGACCTCTCACCGCAGGCCGTCGACCGGCTCGGCGGGATGGTCACCCGGACACGTGCCACAGCCGATCCCGCCGCCGCTGCCGACCAGGGGACGCCCCCCACGCCCGGTTCGGTGCTGGCCGCCGGCGCCACCGCCCGCAGACGCCGCGACGCCGCCAGGACGCGCGAGACCTCCTCGCGGCCCGAACCCGTCGTGCTCACCTTCCCCGAACGGGTGACCGACATCGGGGCGGTCCAGGCACGGGAGCTGGACACCGTGGTCGAACTGGTCGCGGAACAGGCGCTGATCAACGTGATGAGGGGAAAGCCGCTGCCCGTGCTCGGCATCGAGACGGAGCCCGCCCGACGAGCCCGGTTCGTGCTGCCCGGCACCGGCACGAGAGACGCGGGCGCGGTACGCGAGGAGTCCGCCGAGCGCTATGTCCGCGACCGGCTCGCCGAGGTCCTGCGCGACAAGCAGCCCGCGTACCGCAGACACCCGGTCACCGCCGACGACTTCCGCATCGAGACGGGCGCACGGGCCCGGAGCAGGTCGCAGGAGACGGCACCCTCCAGGACCGCACAGCCCGCGAACACCGTACGGATCACGGTCGACCACAGCCCGCCGCTCAACCCGGCGCAGGAGGAACTCGCTCCAGAGGTCCTGCACGACGAGTGGGCCTATCTGGCGCGATCGGTCAACCCCCGGCGCGAGGCGGCCCTGCAGATCGCCCTCATCATCGTCCGTACCCATCAACGGGTCGCGGGGTTCCAGGTGGAGGCGGATCCCGAGTTCGGGGACCTGCCGCTCTCCCACCGCGCGGTGTACGCCGTCGCGGCCGCCCTGGTCCGCGACCCGCACGACGTCCCGGCCTTGGAGGAACTGTCCCGGACGCTCGCGGCCGACCAGCCCCCGCCGGAGAACACGCCCCGGCCGGGCCCGCCCGCGCAGGGCCGTTCGCGGTTCGGACGGACGTCCGGAGACCGGGCGCTGCCCGCCCCGCCGCCCGTGTCCGGCGGCACCGCGTTCGCCACCACCGGCCGGCAGCACGCGGAGTCACCCGTCGGCGTGCCCACCCCGGTCCGGCCGCTCGGGCGCCCCCGTGTCCTGGCCCTGCCCCTGGCGGTGATGTTGCCCGCCGAGCGACGGGCGGCGCTGCTCGGCATGACCGACGACGAGCGGTCCTGGATCGCGACGGACCACGGACTGGTCCACGATCTGCGGAACTCGCTGAGCCGAAAGGAGTTCGCGCGGACCGCCGCGGTCCTCATGGTCGACGTGGCGCCCGGCGTGGACCAGCCGGTCTCCGCACGCCGGGAGGCGCACCGCCTGTTCGCCGCCCTGCTGCGGGACCCGGAGACCACCGAGCGGATCCTGACCAGCGGCGCGCGCGTCACCGTGATCCCGAAGGACGTCCCCCTGACCGACGTTGCGCCGTTCACGGCCCTGTCCGGGCGGGCGCTCTCCGGCGGCCGGGTCTGGGACGACGTACGCGGCACATCGGGGAGGATCACCGCGATCAGTGAGGAGAACCTCCTCGGCGAGAACTCCGCGCTGCCGG includes:
- a CDS encoding YbaB/EbfC family nucleoid-associated protein, which produces MESVEERLAEAIQALESTRAAVADAERRLREASVTVMSKDRSVEVTVGAQGDLRALRFHDGKYRSMAPAQLSAVLLETIGQARARMSRQVVDTYRPISESVPRIPGMPGAEIDWERLSGSADEDGAAARRKQAGRLRDEIVEDPAQP
- a CDS encoding AAWKG family protein (Members of this family are unrelated to eukaryotic Tcp10, although some members contain a repetitive region similar to a C-terminal repeat region of Tcp10.) — its product is MADEGKWEQAVYLMTGWKVPARGSVTSDLQGKSNRNGGSGDDAVDTPWFSVTISDVGKTDATAAAQRLAAAGGNYVLFFAGTGDAGPMENAKSLNLYVAKVTYAWQTGSGVSGTNFYKYANGVASALDQLAASPWRTNGFSFDGLAVTETDSVDLGTFSYRAKSLDRAKLFFEEHQTRLEGWVDAMGRDNAAWQGNAAGVFVNLLDTLRKQYKHYDEQLAPNGFSAQSASVVDGYASKTFQGNGLIEAEHALSAAVKTLRDAWTKWHGDQNGNVTGKAPDGSANTPAGHWNPEDVMRDVLTEIKQWLDANNAGRVVTHSNTYGTSYGGTEYWYDLMEGFKENVPAYGSLTDPANWAKIGQEAVARWNNGVTAHLDPAADTATTTLSGAWSKLMNTDWDPGYGFEEAPSATLTTTGGSGNDGSGNSDSDFDVSDIANMLNNQNSSVSNALNDIASSTNDALNGVGSSTNDALNDILSGGSSGSTGGGGIGTDLNSDLNDILGTDGLSGDGTGTGSDLGTSPTYTSLLNNALNGIGSSGSGTTKINSDGSITVTNPDGSTTTTRPDGTEVTEYPDGSTLTTDPDGRTTLANADGSTSVQNADGSVTTTYPDGSEVTLDPDGSYTVQGADGAVSDLDLKPGQTVTNPDGSTTTLNSDGSITTKYPDGLVSTLEPDGTYTVDAPGTGGVDTSSPSPDGSGTSTGSGTGLNSSGTSTGTGLNGALDDLLNGTASTTDSLTTATQDGDFLYDDVPYTSSLSGALGGQVPSGDGLTGSSGLNPGALAASRMGGLGGEMTAAERVRSGYADTDAAGGTTRTTAARSATTTEQAASRATTSSGMPFMPPGAGQGSQATQSEGRTRTTWLSEDEEVWGTDEDAAPAVLGRDH